The stretch of DNA GCGGGGGCGCTCCGAGGGCGGGGCCGGGCGCGCGCGAAGGCGGAGCGGGGGGCGGCGGCCGCGCCGCTCCCCCTTGCGGCCTGAACGAACGGTCGGTTAGTAATACGGCATAGCCAAGCACCACCGGCCGGGGCGCTGTCAAGAGGCGGCCGGTCCGCGGCCGGAGATCAGGGCACCGCCCGAAGACGACGCGTTGGGAGAACCGGCATGGCCCCCTCCGAGCTGTACGAGCGGCACCGCGCGACCCTGGAGTCGGCGGTCGAGGCGATCCGCGGCCGCCACTACTGGTCCCCCTACCCCGAATCGCCCAGCCCCAAGGTGTACGGGGAGGGCGCGGCCGCCGCCGGCGAGGCCGCCTTCCAGGCCTACCTCGGCAAGGACTTCCCGCTGGACCAGGTGGGCGCCGACGACCGGATCATCACCGAGCGCTCGCCCTACGGGCTGCCGCTGGGGGTGGGCTACCCGCGGGCCGGCGCCGACGAGCTGATCGCCGCCTCCGCGGCGGCCGGCCGCTCCTGGGCGCGCACCGACCCCGACGAGCGGGCCGGCGTCTGCCTGGAGATCCTGGACCGGATCAACAAGCGCAGCTTCGAGATGGCGCACGCGGTGCAGCACACCAGCGGCCAGGCGTTCGTGATGGCCTTCCAGGCCGGCGGCCCGCACGCCCAGGAGCGCGGCCTGGAGGCGGTGGCCTACGCGCACGACATGATCACCGGCTACGGCCGGACCGTGCGCTGGGAGAAGCCGCAGCGCCGCGGCGAGCCGCTGGTGATGGAGAAGCGGTTCCGCGCCGTGCCGCGCGGCATCGGCCTGGTCATCGGCTGCAACACCTTCCCCACCTGGAACGCCTACCCGGCGGTCTTCGCCGACCTGGCCACCGGCAACACCGTGATCGTCAAGCCGCACCCGAACGCGGTGCTGCCGCTGGCGATCACCGCGGCCGTCGCCCGCGAGGTGCTCGCCGAGAACGGGCACGACCCGGACACCGTGCTGCTGGCCGCCGAGCGCGCCGAGGACCGGATCGCCGCCGACCTGGCGCTCCGCCCCGAGGTGCGGATCGTCGACTTCACCGGCTCCACCGAGTTCGGCGACTGGCTGGAGGCCAACGCCCGCCAGGCCGCGGTCTTCACCGAGAAGGCCGGGGTGAACGCGGTGGTCGTCGACTCCACCGACGCCTACCGGGCGATGCTGGGCAACCTGGCGTTCTCGCTCTCGCTGTACAGCGGGCAGATGTGCACCACCCCGCAGAACATCTTCGTGCCGCGGGAGGGCATCGACACCGACGAGGGCCGCAAGACCGCCGAGGAGTTCGGCGCCGACCTGGCCGGCGCGGTCACCAGGCTGCTCTCCGACCCGGCCAAGGCCACCGGCTTCCTCGGCGCGATCGCCAACCGGGGCGTGCTGGACCGGCTGTCCGGCGCCGCCGCGCTCGGCGAACCGGTGCTGGAGCCGGCCGAGGTGGTCCACCCCGACTACGCGGAGGCGACGGTGCGCACCCCGGCGGTGGTCCGGCTGGAGGCCGACCGGCGCGACGTCTACGGGCGCGAGCACTTCGGGCCGATCTCGTTCCTGATCGGCACCGCCGGGACCGAGGAGTCGCTGCGGCTGCTCCGGGAGACCGTCGCCGAGCGCGGCGCGCTGACCGCCTCGGTCTACTCCACCTCCCCGGAGGTGCTGGAGGCCGCCGAGGAGGCGGCCGCCGACGCCGGGGTGAACCTGTCGGAGAACCTGACCGGCCAGGTCTTCGTCAACCAGTCCGCGGCGTTCAGCGACTACCACGGCACCGGCGCCAACCCGGCGGCCACCTCCTCGCTGACCGACCCGGCGTTCATCGCCGGCCGGTTCTCCTTCATCCAGTCCCGCCGGCACGCCTGACCGGATCCGCGCCGGGCGGGCCCGGCGCCCCGGCCCCTCCCCGCTCGCGGCGGAGGCCCGGGGCGCCGGCGCCGCCGCGGGGGAGGGGCCGGGGCGTTGACCCGCCCTCCGCCGCGGGGTAATTTCTAACTGAACGTTCGGTCGGTAATACCGCCGGGAGAGGACCAGCGATGACGACGGAAGCGCCCGCCGCCCCCGGGGTGCACGACGCCCAGCAGCGCTTCGACGCGATGATCGCCGCCGACGAGCGCATCGAACCCCGCGACTGGATGCCGGACGGCTACCGCCGCACCCTGATCCGGCAGATCGCCCAGCACGCCCACTCCGAGATCATCGGCATGCAGCCGGAGGGCAACTGGATCACCCGCGCCCCCTCGCTCAAGCGCAAGGCGGTGCTCATCGCCAAGGTCCAGGACGAGGCCGGGCACGGCCTCTACCTGTACAGCGCCGCCGAGACCCTCGGCGTCTCCCGCGAGGAGCTCCTCGACCTGCTGCACGAGGGCCGCCAGCGGTACTCCTCGATCTTCAACTACCCCACCCTGACCTGGGCCGACGTCGGCGCCATCGGGTGGCTGGTGGACGGCGCGGCGATCACCAACCAGGTGCCGCTGTGCCGCTGCTCCTACGGGCCCTACGCCCGCGCCATGGTGCGCATCTGCAAGGAGGAGAGCTTCCACCAGCGGCAGGGCTTCGACGCGCTGTACGTGCTGGCCCGCGGCGCCGAGGCGCAGCGCCGGATGGCCCAGGACGCGGTGGACCGCTGGTACTGGCCCTCGCTGATGATGTTCGGCCCGCCCGACACCGAGTCGGCCCACTCCGAGCAGTCCATGGCCTGGAACATCAAGCGGTTCTCCAACGACGAGCTGCGCCAGCGCTTCGTCGACATCATCGTGCCGCAGGCCGAGGCGCTCGGGCTCACCCTGCCCGACCCGGACATCGCCTGGAACGCCGAGCGCGGCCACTACGACTTCGGCACCCCCGACTGGGACGAGTTCAAGCAGGTCCTCAAGGGCAGCGGGCCGTGCAACCGGCAGCGCCTGGAGCACCGCCGCAAGGCGCACGCCGACGGCGCCTGGGTGCGCGAGGCGGCGCAGGCGCACGCCGCCAAGCAGGCCGCGCGCCGCGCGGCCGGAGACCGGGAAGCGGCCTGAGGGAGGGCACCGACATGACCGACTGGCCCCTGTGGGAGGTCTTCGTCCGGGCGCGGCGCGGACTGTCCCACGTGCACGTCGGCAGCCTGCACGCGGCCGACGCCGAGCACGCCCTGCGCAACGCGCGCGACCTGTACACCCGCCGGCAGGAGGGGGTGAGCGTGTGGGTGGTCCCCGCCGCGCGGATCACCGCCTCCGCCCCGGAGGACCGCGGGTCCTTCTACGACCCGGCCGAGGACAAGGTGTACCGGCATCCCACCTTCTACCCGGTGCCGGAGGGGGTGGAGCACCTGTGAGCGGCAACGAGAACGGCGCCCCCCAGGCCGAGGCGGACACCGCCACCGCCGCCTACGCGCTCCGCCTCGGCGACGACGCGCTGATCGCCTCCCAGCGCCTGGCCGAGCTGGCCGCGCGCGGCCCCCAGCTGGAGGAGGACGTCGCGCTCGCCAACATCGCCCTGGACCTGCTCGGCCAGGCGCGCGCCCTGCTCACCTACGCGGGCCGGCTGGAGGAGCAGCTCACCGGGGTGCTGCGCACCGAGGACGACCTGGCGTTCCTCCGCGACGAGCAGCAGTTCTGCAACGCCCGGCTGGTGGAGCTGCCCAACACCGACTTCGCGCACACCGTCGCCCGCCAGCTGCTGTTCTCCGGCTACGCCCTGGAGCTGTACACCGCGCTGCAGGACTCGGCCGACGAGACCATCGCCGGGGTGGCGGGCAAGGCGGTCAAGGAGGTCGCCTACCACCGCGACCACGCCGCGCAGTGGACGGTCCGGCTCGGCGACGGCACCGAGGAGAGCAGCGAGCGGATGACCGCCGCGCTGGAGGCCTGCTGGCCCTACACCGGCGAGCTGTTCACCCCGGACGCGGTCACCCGCACCGTGGCCGCGGCCGGCGTCGGCGCCGACCCGGCCGGGCTACGCCCCGGCTGGGACGCGTTCGTCGACGGCGTCCTCGCCGAAGCCGGGCTGCACCGCCCGGAGGCCGCCCCGATCACCGGCCCGGCCGGCCTCGGCGGCCGCCAGGGCGTGCACACCGAGCACCTCGGCTACCTGCTCGCCGAGATGCAGCACATCCACCGCTCCCACCCGGGGGCGACATGGTGACCGGTCCCCGCCCGGCCACCGGGACCCCGGCCGCAGAGCCCCGGGCCGTGCCCCCGCCCCAGGCTCCCGCCGCGGCGCGCCTCGCACACGGCCTCCCCGGGGCCGCCGACGCGGCGCCCCCGCCGCCGCCGGTGTCCGTCGGCGACGGAGCGCCGCCGCGCAGCCCCGCGCGGGACCGGCGGGGGCCCTCCGGCGGTTCGGCGGCCGCAGGGTCTCCACCGCCGGAACCGGACGGCGGGGAGCGCCGTCCGGCCGCCCCCGATCTGCCCTCGGCGGTCGGGGCTCCGACCGCGGAGCCGGGCCCCTACCGGGGCCGTCCGCCGTCCGCTCATCCAGGGGACGGCCATCGGGGCACGGCGGAGGACCCGCCGCCCGCCCCGGAGCCGGAGGCGCGGCGGAGCGCCCCCGGGACACCGGCGCAGGGGACCGGGGACCTGGCCGAGGTCGAGCGGATCGCCGCGGCCGTCCCCGACCCGGAGATGCCCATGCTCACCCTGGAGGACCTGGGCATCCTGCGCGCCGTCCGGCGCGGTGGCGACGGCCGGCCGGTCGTGGAGATCACCCCGACCTACTCCGGGTGCCCGGCGATGGACGCCATCCGGGACGACGTCCGCGGCCGGCTCGCCGCGCACGGGCACGGCGACGCCGAGGTGCGCACGGTGCTCTCCCCGCCCTGGTCCACCGACCTGATCACCGAGGAGGGCCGGCGCAAGCTCGCCGAGCACGGCATCGCCCCGCCGACCGGGCGGGCCCCCGCCGCCGGCGCGGTCGTGGTGCCGCTGTCGGTGCGCTGCCCGCGCTGCGGGTCGATGCGGACCCGCGAACTCAGCCGCTTCGGTTCCACCGCGTGCAAGGCCCTGCGGGTCTGCGACGCCTGCCGCGAGCCGTTCGACCACGTCAAACCGTTCTAGAACGCCCAGGGGGCGGGGTCTCCCGATGATCTTGACGCCGCGGTGCCGGCAAGGCGCCGTCCGCGGCGTCGCGATCGGCGCGGGGTCCGCGAGCCGCCCCGTCCAGTCTTCCCACCCGCTCCGCGATGACCGCGGCGCCGCGACCCCGGCAGGGCGCACCGACCGGGCCGCACCGCCGGGACCACCGCGGAGAGCGGAACCTTCTAGCCGGAACAGGGAGCCATGACCGCAGCAACCCGGGAGCGCGGCGCCGTGCCCGCCCGCCGCAGGGGCGTCTTCCACCCGCTGACCGTCGCCTCGGTCGAGCGGCTGACCGACGACGCCGTCGCCGTCACCTTCGACGTCCCGCCCGAGCTCGCCGAGGAGTTCCGGTTCGAGCAGGGCCAGCACATCACGGTGCGCCGGGTGTCCGGCGGCGAGGAGGTGCGGCGCAACTACTCGATCTGCTCGCCCGCGCCGGACGGGCCGCTGCGCATCGGGGTGAAGCGGCTGGAGGGCGGCGCGTTCTCCGCGTTCGCCAACGACGAGCTGAAGCCCGGCGACACGGTGGACGTCATGCCGCCGCTGGGCCGGTTCAACGTCCCGCTCCGCCCGGAGGAGGCGCGCACCCACGTCGCGATCGCCGCGGGCAGCGGCATCACCCCGGTCCTCTCGCTCATCGCCACCACCCTGCGCGACGAGCCGGAGAGCACCTTCACCCTGGTCTACGCCAACCGCACCGCCCGGGACGTGATGTTCCTGGAGGAGCTGAGCGACCTGAAGGACGTCCACCCGGCCCGGTTCCAGCTGCTCAACGTGCTCAGCCGGGAGCAGGGCGAGGCCCCGCTGACCAGCGGCCGCGTCGACCGGGAGAAGCTGGGCGCGCTGCTCACCGCGATCGGCCCGGCCGCCGGCGTCGCGCACTGGTACCTGTGCGGCCCGCTGGAGCTGGTCGACGCGGTCCGCACCGACCTCGCCGGGCGCGGCGTCCCCGCCGAGCGTATCCACTTCGAGCTCTTCCACGTCGAGGAGGGCGCCCCGCCGCCGCGCCGCCGGGGGAAGAGCGAGTCCGCCGCCTCCACCCGGCTCGCCTTCACCCTGGACGGCCGCACCACCACCGTCGACACCGACCCCGACGAGCCGCTGCTCACCGCCGCGCTGCGGGTCCGCGCCGACGCCCCCTACGCCTGCCGCGGCGGGGTCTGCGGCACCTGCCGCGCCCGGCTCTGCGAGGGGACCGTCGACATGCCCCGCAACTACGCCCTGGAGCCGGCGGAGCTGGCGGCCGGCTACATCCTCACCTGCCAGTCCCGCCCGACCTCGGAGTCGGTCACCGTGGACTACGACGCCTGAGGTCTTCGGGGCGACGCGGCGGGTAGAGCCCTGGGGGCGTTCGCATCCAGACGGAGGTGCCCGTGTCCGCAGAGCGGAACGATTACGAGAGCGCGGTGCCGCAGGTAAGGGCCTACCTGGCCAGATTCGAACGTGCGATCGCGCGGACCTGGTCCGCGCATGCCGGGGAGCCGTACGACGCGGTACGCCGAGCCCTCGTCGAGGCGCTGCGCGCGGAGGGGGCCGAGTCGGCCCCGCGGCAGGTCATCGATGAGGTGGCGGAGCGGATCTCCGCCGGGAAGGAACCCTTCCGCTGAGCCGCGGCCCGGTGCGGTCCGCCCGGCGGGCGGACCTTTCCGGGGGCCGCAGGGGTGTCCGGTGAATTCCCGGTCAGCGCCGGCGGAGAAGGAGGCAGAGGATCAGCGAGGCGAGGGCCGCCATGGCTACGAGCGGAACGAGTTCACCGCCGCCGATGCCGAACACGCGCTGCTCGTATTCGGCCCGGAATCCGGCAGCCGGGCCGCGGCGGATCACCCCGGGGCCGGCGGGTCGCGGAGTTCGATCCGGATGCGCTTGTTGCTCCTGCCCTTGGAGGAGGTGCCGGTGACGGCGACCCGGCCCACCTCAGCGGTGTCGGCGACGTGCGTGCCGCCGTCGGCCTGCTTGTCCAGGCCGACGATGTCGATCACCCGCAGCGGGTCGATCTCCCGCGGGATGAGGCCGACCGCGGTGCGGATCAGCGCCGGGTCGAGGTCGGCCTCGGAGCGGTCCAGGAAGTCGACCAGCACCTCGCGGGCCCGGTCGACCTCCTCGTTGATCCGGCGCTCCACCCGCCGCCCGAGCCCGGTGTCGATGTGGTCGAGCGGGAAGTCCAGCCGGCCGCGGCCCGGCTCCATGTTGCCGCCGGTGACGGCGATCCGGTACTCCGACCAGATCACCCCGCACAGGATGTGCAGGGCGGTGTGCGTGCGCATCAGCGTGTGCCGGCGCTCCCAGTCGAGCTCGCCGAGGACCTCGGTCGAGGCGGAGGGCAGCGGGGCCCGGGAAGCCTCCGCCGAGGACGGATCCTCGGCGTCCAGCCAGTGCCAGATCCGCCCGGCGTCCCGCTTCACCCTGGTCACCCGGGCCGACCCGCCGTCCCAGCGCAGCGTGCCCACATCGTGCGGCTGGCCCCCGCCGCCCGGGTAGAACGCGGTGCGGGCCAGCGCCACCCGGTTCTGCTCGCGGTCGACCGCGAGCACGGTGCTATCGAACGACCTGCGGTAGGCGTCGACGGCGAACAGCTCGCTCTTCTCGATCTCCGGGGGAGGCGCCCCCCGCGTCCCTGGAACACCCATGGCGGACCTCCGCTCCGGTCCCTTCGCACGCTAGCACCGGGGTCCGGCGGAGCGGAGCCGCCCGGCCGGGCCGCTAGCCCAGGTTCCAGACGGCGACGTCGCCGTTCTCATAGGTCACCGCGACGGCGTCGTCCGGACCGAAGGCCAGCCCGAGCGGGACCGAGCCGTTGTCCGCGTCCAGCACCCCGATCTGCTCCTGGTCGGCGGGGGACCACAGCCGCACCGTCTCGTCGAAGACGGTGCCGAGGTCCGCGGTCAGCTCCTCGGAGGCCTGGTCCTCGTCCGGCTCGCTCACCCCCAGCGTCGCCAGGACGGATCCGTCGCCGTTGTAGGCGGCCTTCATGATCGGCCCCTCCGCCCCGGACAGCGCGGCGTAGCGCTCCAGGGTGTCGGCGTTCCACAGCTCCACCACGTGGTTGTCGCCGACCACGGCGATGGTGCTCCCGTCCGGGCTGAACACGGCGTCGCGCGGCGTGTCCCGGGTCGGCACGGTCTCCACCACCTCGCCGTTCTCCGGGGCCAGGATCGCCGGCCGCCCGCCGCAGGTCCCGATGATGTAGTCGCCGTCGGGGTGCCAGGAGGCCTGCGGCCACACGGTCGGGTTCGCCTTGGAGATCCAGGCGTCGGCGGTCTTCTCGCCGGGGTCCATGGCCCACACCGTGAGCCGGCATCCGGCGTCCAGGCCGAGCAGCCGGTCCCCCTGCGCGCTGAACTCGACGTCGGCGACGGTGGTGCCGTCGGGGGCGGCCTGGAGGTACCAGCCGTCCTCCTTCTCCGAGATCAGCTCGATCCGCCCGCTGTCCAGCAGCCCCACGGCGGCGTACGCCTCGATCGGCCCCTGCGGGTCCGGGGAGTAGCCGAACGCCTGGGTGCCCTGCCCGTCCGGCAGCACGGTGTCGGCGGCCAGCCGCTCCTCCCCGACCAGCCAGGTCTGCAGCACGGCCGGGCCGCCGACGGAGAGCCTGCTCCCGTCGGGTTTGAACGCGGCCTCGGACAGCACCCGGCCGCCGGGGTCGGACAGCAGCAGGTCGGGTTCGCCCAGGTCGTCGCCTGTCAGCTCGGTGCGCGGCAGGCCCTCGGGCGCCTCCGCCGGGTCGCCGGCCGGCGACCCGGCCGACGGCGGCGCCTCCCCGGCGCCCGCCCCCGCGGAACCGCCCCCGCCCGCGGGGAGGAGCCGCGCCGCGGCGACCCCGCCCGCCACCAGGACCAGGGCGGCCGCCGCGGCCCCGGCCGCCAGCGGCCACCGGCGGCGCCGCTCGCGCAGCGGCCGGCCCTGCCTCAGCAGGTTCTCCTGCTCGCGCCGGGCCGCGTCGACGCCGCGCCGCACCCCCTCGGGGAGCCAGTCCGGGTCCTGGCCGCCGAGCTCGGTCACCCGGGAGATCAGCGCCTCCGCGGTGGGCCGGGCGGCCGGGTCCTTGGCCAGGCAGGCGGCGATCAGGCCGCGGAAGGGCTCGGCGATCCCGGCGAGGTCCGGCTCGGCGGTGGCGATCCGGTGCAGCACCGCCGCCGGGGCGCCCTCGCCGAACGGCCGGCGCCCGGTGGCGGCGTAGGCGAGCACCCCGCCCAGCGAGAAGACGTCGGACGCGAACCCGACCTCCTCGCCCCGGGCCTGCTCCGGCGACATGTAGCCGGGGGTGCCCATCAGC from Nocardiopsis composta encodes:
- a CDS encoding alanyl-tRNA editing protein, translated to MGVPGTRGAPPPEIEKSELFAVDAYRRSFDSTVLAVDREQNRVALARTAFYPGGGGQPHDVGTLRWDGGSARVTRVKRDAGRIWHWLDAEDPSSAEASRAPLPSASTEVLGELDWERRHTLMRTHTALHILCGVIWSEYRIAVTGGNMEPGRGRLDFPLDHIDTGLGRRVERRINEEVDRAREVLVDFLDRSEADLDPALIRTAVGLIPREIDPLRVIDIVGLDKQADGGTHVADTAEVGRVAVTGTSSKGRSNKRIRIELRDPPAPG
- the paaB gene encoding 1,2-phenylacetyl-CoA epoxidase subunit PaaB; its protein translation is MTDWPLWEVFVRARRGLSHVHVGSLHAADAEHALRNARDLYTRRQEGVSVWVVPAARITASAPEDRGSFYDPAEDKVYRHPTFYPVPEGVEHL
- the paaD gene encoding 1,2-phenylacetyl-CoA epoxidase subunit PaaD, whose amino-acid sequence is MAEVERIAAAVPDPEMPMLTLEDLGILRAVRRGGDGRPVVEITPTYSGCPAMDAIRDDVRGRLAAHGHGDAEVRTVLSPPWSTDLITEEGRRKLAEHGIAPPTGRAPAAGAVVVPLSVRCPRCGSMRTRELSRFGSTACKALRVCDACREPFDHVKPF
- the paaA gene encoding 1,2-phenylacetyl-CoA epoxidase subunit PaaA, whose translation is MTTEAPAAPGVHDAQQRFDAMIAADERIEPRDWMPDGYRRTLIRQIAQHAHSEIIGMQPEGNWITRAPSLKRKAVLIAKVQDEAGHGLYLYSAAETLGVSREELLDLLHEGRQRYSSIFNYPTLTWADVGAIGWLVDGAAITNQVPLCRCSYGPYARAMVRICKEESFHQRQGFDALYVLARGAEAQRRMAQDAVDRWYWPSLMMFGPPDTESAHSEQSMAWNIKRFSNDELRQRFVDIIVPQAEALGLTLPDPDIAWNAERGHYDFGTPDWDEFKQVLKGSGPCNRQRLEHRRKAHADGAWVREAAQAHAAKQAARRAAGDREAA
- the paaC gene encoding 1,2-phenylacetyl-CoA epoxidase subunit PaaC produces the protein MSGNENGAPQAEADTATAAYALRLGDDALIASQRLAELAARGPQLEEDVALANIALDLLGQARALLTYAGRLEEQLTGVLRTEDDLAFLRDEQQFCNARLVELPNTDFAHTVARQLLFSGYALELYTALQDSADETIAGVAGKAVKEVAYHRDHAAQWTVRLGDGTEESSERMTAALEACWPYTGELFTPDAVTRTVAAAGVGADPAGLRPGWDAFVDGVLAEAGLHRPEAAPITGPAGLGGRQGVHTEHLGYLLAEMQHIHRSHPGATW
- the paaN gene encoding phenylacetic acid degradation protein PaaN, with the translated sequence MAPSELYERHRATLESAVEAIRGRHYWSPYPESPSPKVYGEGAAAAGEAAFQAYLGKDFPLDQVGADDRIITERSPYGLPLGVGYPRAGADELIAASAAAGRSWARTDPDERAGVCLEILDRINKRSFEMAHAVQHTSGQAFVMAFQAGGPHAQERGLEAVAYAHDMITGYGRTVRWEKPQRRGEPLVMEKRFRAVPRGIGLVIGCNTFPTWNAYPAVFADLATGNTVIVKPHPNAVLPLAITAAVAREVLAENGHDPDTVLLAAERAEDRIAADLALRPEVRIVDFTGSTEFGDWLEANARQAAVFTEKAGVNAVVVDSTDAYRAMLGNLAFSLSLYSGQMCTTPQNIFVPREGIDTDEGRKTAEEFGADLAGAVTRLLSDPAKATGFLGAIANRGVLDRLSGAAALGEPVLEPAEVVHPDYAEATVRTPAVVRLEADRRDVYGREHFGPISFLIGTAGTEESLRLLRETVAERGALTASVYSTSPEVLEAAEEAAADAGVNLSENLTGQVFVNQSAAFSDYHGTGANPAATSSLTDPAFIAGRFSFIQSRRHA
- the paaE gene encoding 1,2-phenylacetyl-CoA epoxidase subunit PaaE produces the protein MTAATRERGAVPARRRGVFHPLTVASVERLTDDAVAVTFDVPPELAEEFRFEQGQHITVRRVSGGEEVRRNYSICSPAPDGPLRIGVKRLEGGAFSAFANDELKPGDTVDVMPPLGRFNVPLRPEEARTHVAIAAGSGITPVLSLIATTLRDEPESTFTLVYANRTARDVMFLEELSDLKDVHPARFQLLNVLSREQGEAPLTSGRVDREKLGALLTAIGPAAGVAHWYLCGPLELVDAVRTDLAGRGVPAERIHFELFHVEEGAPPPRRRGKSESAASTRLAFTLDGRTTTVDTDPDEPLLTAALRVRADAPYACRGGVCGTCRARLCEGTVDMPRNYALEPAELAAGYILTCQSRPTSESVTVDYDA
- a CDS encoding WD40 repeat domain-containing serine/threonine protein kinase, with translation MKALTGDDPAALGHYTLLARLGAGGMGVVYLGRSPAGRLVAIKVVRDEYAADPAYRSRFAREARSAQRVSGYFSAAVIEAEPGARTPWLAQEYVPGPSLQATVREQGPLPPRTLVRLALGLAEAVRSIHAAGLVHRDLKPGNVLLAEDGPRVIDFGLARSVLPDGHTRTGSLMGTPGYMSPEQARGEEVGFASDVFSLGGVLAYAATGRRPFGEGAPAAVLHRIATAEPDLAGIAEPFRGLIAACLAKDPAARPTAEALISRVTELGGQDPDWLPEGVRRGVDAARREQENLLRQGRPLRERRRRWPLAAGAAAAALVLVAGGVAAARLLPAGGGGSAGAGAGEAPPSAGSPAGDPAEAPEGLPRTELTGDDLGEPDLLLSDPGGRVLSEAAFKPDGSRLSVGGPAVLQTWLVGEERLAADTVLPDGQGTQAFGYSPDPQGPIEAYAAVGLLDSGRIELISEKEDGWYLQAAPDGTTVADVEFSAQGDRLLGLDAGCRLTVWAMDPGEKTADAWISKANPTVWPQASWHPDGDYIIGTCGGRPAILAPENGEVVETVPTRDTPRDAVFSPDGSTIAVVGDNHVVELWNADTLERYAALSGAEGPIMKAAYNGDGSVLATLGVSEPDEDQASEELTADLGTVFDETVRLWSPADQEQIGVLDADNGSVPLGLAFGPDDAVAVTYENGDVAVWNLG